A portion of the Cryptomeria japonica chromosome 5, Sugi_1.0, whole genome shotgun sequence genome contains these proteins:
- the LOC131876134 gene encoding ankyrin repeat-containing protein ITN1-like yields the protein MQLVDLLLSPPDVDVNALNDEGMTALDIASAAPQDNPNSAHIIRRLRDIGASRSGVVPKSSTKSDGSKKEIDSDTVNTHMVVASLIATVTFAAIFQIPGGIEDDKDSIHYGAAKLAFSKALRLFLFSNTAAFTSSLTVVAGWLLRQNLKYRYLGNSLIHILSESSEGCLLVSIFWTVVAFVSATITVIMPRNIDSLKSKDIKAFSNYERLWRYEISLTTFIPFCVAFMCLAMLSVFREKKLSISKPNTSVLFSVYVVIHMILVVAFTLYE from the coding sequence ATGCAGCTAGTGGATCTTCTTCTTTCACCTCCCGATGTAGACGTGAATGCCCTGAACGATGAAGGCATGACTGCACTTGATATAGCATCTGCGGCTCCTCAAGACAACCCCAATTCTGCCCACATCATACGGAGACTGAGAGATATAGGAGCTTCTCGATCGGGTGTCGTACCAAAATCTAGTACAAAATCTGATGGCTCAAAGAAAGAGATAGACTCAGACACTGTTAATACACATATGGTAGTTGCATCACTGATTGCCACTGTCACATTTGCAGCCATCTTTCAAATCCCGGGTGGGATTGAGGATGATAAAGACAGTATACACTATGGAGCTGCGAAGCTCGCATTTAGTAAAGCTCTCAGATTGTTCTTATTCTCCAACACCGCGGCATTCACCTCTTCCCTTACAGTGGTTGCCGGGTGGTTACTTCGACAAAACTTGAAATACAGATATTTGGGGAACTCACTTATACATATTCTATCCGAGTCCTCGGAGGGGTGTTTGCTAGTCTCAATCTTTTGGACAGTGGTAGCATTTGTGAGTGCCACCATTACTGTCATAATGCCTCGTAATATTGACAGCTTAAAAAGTAAGGATATCAAGGCCTTCTCGAATTATGAACGCCTCTGGCGGTACGAGATCTCTCTCACAACCTTCATACCATTTTGTGTTGCATTCATGTGTTTGGCTATGTTATCAGTATTTCGGGAAAAGAAACTTTCTATCTCGAAGCCTAACACCAGCGTTTTATTTTCCGTCTATGTTGTGATACATATGATCCTTGTTGTTGCCTTCACTTTATATGAGTGA